One genomic segment of Eikenella corrodens includes these proteins:
- a CDS encoding NYN domain-containing protein has translation MQKNDQQARLAVLIDADNAPADIIDRLLEEIAKYGIASVKRIYGDWSHGLSKWKAALLPHAIIPVQQFAYTKGKNATDMALVIDAMDLLYSGNFDGFCIVSSDSDFTRLASRLRESGLTVYGFGEKKTPTAFRKACDKFIYTEIFLPEKQRAHKERGNGKTPAHAADEGNNTPDALPLLKRAVRENADDLGWANLGPIGSYINNTNPDFDSRLYGYGKLSDLIKSFDIFEHRTDNNQLQVRRKTESRPERLPENQTEQREARQSQNERNEARSTPNEPRQPNNPPADSKPAKRSQRPAKAESSPAKAAKPSFTKLIPAVQQAIQATADPDGWARLGDVVKQLPAAIDPIQYGCANGRDLIHSIYSDWVEIKKAGRGERIRINKAFIVKNEQA, from the coding sequence ATGCAGAAAAACGACCAACAAGCCCGCCTCGCCGTCCTCATCGACGCCGACAACGCCCCCGCCGACATCATCGACCGTCTGCTCGAAGAAATCGCCAAATACGGCATCGCCAGCGTGAAACGCATTTATGGCGACTGGAGCCACGGCCTCTCCAAATGGAAAGCCGCCCTCCTGCCGCACGCCATCATCCCCGTGCAGCAATTTGCCTACACCAAAGGCAAAAACGCCACCGATATGGCCCTAGTGATTGACGCGATGGACTTGCTCTACAGCGGCAATTTCGACGGCTTCTGCATCGTATCCAGCGATTCCGACTTCACCCGCCTCGCCAGCCGCCTGCGCGAAAGCGGGCTCACCGTATACGGCTTCGGCGAAAAGAAAACCCCCACCGCCTTCCGCAAAGCCTGCGACAAATTCATCTACACCGAAATCTTCCTGCCCGAAAAACAACGCGCCCACAAAGAGCGCGGCAACGGAAAAACCCCCGCCCACGCCGCCGATGAGGGCAACAACACCCCCGACGCCCTGCCCCTGCTCAAACGCGCCGTGCGCGAAAACGCCGACGACCTCGGCTGGGCCAACCTCGGCCCCATCGGCAGCTACATCAACAACACCAACCCCGACTTCGACTCCCGCCTCTACGGCTACGGCAAACTCTCCGACCTCATCAAATCCTTCGACATCTTCGAACACCGCACCGACAACAACCAACTCCAAGTGCGCCGCAAAACCGAATCCCGCCCCGAAAGGCTACCTGAAAATCAAACCGAGCAACGCGAGGCTCGCCAAAGCCAAAATGAACGAAACGAAGCCCGCTCCACCCCAAACGAGCCGCGCCAGCCAAACAACCCGCCTGCCGACAGCAAACCCGCCAAACGCAGCCAGCGCCCCGCCAAAGCCGAAAGCAGCCCGGCCAAAGCCGCCAAACCCTCCTTCACCAAGCTCATCCCCGCCGTGCAGCAGGCCATCCAAGCCACCGCCGACCCCGACGGCTGGGCGCGGCTGGGCGACGTAGTCAAACAGCTCCCCGCCGCCATCGATCCCATCCAATACGGCTGCGCCAACGGCCGCGACCTCATCCACTCCATCTACAGCGACTGGGTGGAAATCAAAAAAGCCGGGCGCGGCGAACGCATCCGCATCAACAAAGCCTTTATCGTGAAAAACGAACAAGCCTAG
- a CDS encoding aminodeoxychorismate/anthranilate synthase component II — protein MLLFIDNYDSFTYNIVQYFAELGQKISVRRNDDITLDEIAELQPQYLVIGPGPCSPKEAGISVPALRRFAGQIPILGVCLGHQAIGEAFGGRIVRAQELMHGKVSPVHHTNSGVFAGLPNPVNCTRYHSLAIDRTSLPECLDITAWTADGEIMGVRHKQHAVEGVQFHPEALLTEHGHDMLANFLKEHAART, from the coding sequence ATGCTGTTATTTATCGACAACTACGATTCATTCACCTACAACATCGTCCAATATTTCGCCGAGCTCGGCCAAAAAATCAGCGTGCGCCGTAATGACGACATCACCTTGGACGAAATTGCCGAACTCCAACCCCAATACCTCGTGATTGGCCCCGGCCCCTGCTCGCCCAAAGAAGCCGGCATTTCCGTGCCCGCCCTGCGCCGTTTTGCCGGGCAGATTCCCATTTTGGGTGTGTGCCTCGGCCACCAGGCCATCGGCGAAGCCTTCGGCGGCCGCATCGTGCGCGCGCAAGAGCTGATGCACGGCAAAGTATCGCCCGTGCACCACACCAACAGCGGCGTATTCGCCGGCCTGCCCAACCCCGTAAACTGCACCCGCTACCACAGCCTCGCCATCGACCGTACCAGCCTGCCCGAATGCCTCGACATCACCGCCTGGACGGCAGACGGCGAAATCATGGGCGTGCGCCATAAACAACACGCCGTGGAAGGCGTACAATTCCACCCCGAAGCCCTGCTCACCGAACATGGCCACGATATGCTGGCCAACTTCCTCAAAGAGCACGCTGCCCGTACGTAG